In Astatotilapia calliptera chromosome 23, fAstCal1.2, whole genome shotgun sequence, a genomic segment contains:
- the kif1aa gene encoding kinesin-like protein KIF1A isoform X12, with protein sequence MAGASVKVAVRVRPFNSREIEKDSKLIIQMSGNTTTIINPKQAKDNKSFNFDYSYWSHTSPEDVNYASQKQVYKDIGEEMLLHAFEGYNVCIFAYGQTGAGKSYTMMGKQDVKDQQGIIPLLCEDLFTKINDNTDNSMSYSVEVSYMEIYCERVRDLLNPKNKGHLRVREHPLMGPYVEDLSKLAVTSYNDIQDLMDSGNKARTVAATNMNETSSRSHAVFNIIFTQKRHDTEMDNTTEKVSKISLVDLAGSERADSTGAKGTRLKEGANINKSLTTLGKVISALAEMGSGPNKNKKKKKAESFIPYRDSVLTWLLRENLGGNSRTAMVAALSPADINYDETLSTLRYADRAKQIRCNAVINEDPNNRLVRELKEEVSRLKELLFAQGLGDIIETYRASGADIEGLKYISDYKNNNNKGQAVNQRDDLSTVTNAMTGMSPSPSLSALSSRAGSIASLHDRIMFSPGSEEAIERLKETEKIIAELNETWEEKLRRTEAIRMEREALLAEMGVAMREDGGTVGVFSPKKTPHLVNLNEDPLMSECLLYYIKDGITRVGRLDASSRQDIVLSGHFIKDEHCTFTSSTGPMGETVILEPCEGAETYVNGKRVTEPTVLKSGNRIILGKSHVFRFNHPVQARADRDKNPCAETPVEPVDWAFAQRELLEKQGIDMKQEMEQRLQELEDQYRKEREEASNLLEQQRLDYESKLEALQKQVDRYNPEAPEEEEEPEEEVQWTERERELAVWSFRKWRCYQFTSLRDLLWGNAIFLKEANAISVELKKKVQFQFVLLTDTLYSPLPPDLLPPEATKDREKRQFPRTIVAVEVQDQKNGATHYWTLEKLRQRLDLMREMYDRAADVPNSTVEDCENVMTGGDPFYDRFPWFRLVGRAFVYLSNLLYPVPLVHRVAIVSEKGEVKGFLRVAVQAISADEEAPDYGSGVRQSGTAKISFEDQQYEKFQSESCSVGLSHTGISQEELRIVEGEGQNAEMGPSADEVNNNTSGSDEVENPLKPGLDGALDTTLEHLRIGNIFTFRVTVLQASSISAEYADIFCQFNFIHRHDEAFSTEPLKNTGRGPPLGFYHVQNIAVEVTRSFVDYIKTQPIVFEVFGHYQKQPFLPLCKDVMSPLRPCRRQFPRVMPLSKPVPATKLTAMTRPQAGPCHCKYDLMVFFEICELEANGDYIPAVVDHRGGMPCHGTFLLHQGLQRRITVTIVHESGNDIEWKEVRELVVGRLRNTPESDETIIDPNILSLNILSVGYVRPLHDDRTFFRFEAAWDSSMHNSLLLNRVTPYGEKIYMTLSAYLEMENCTQPAVITKDICMVFYSRDTKLSASRSIRNLFGTGSLRAADGNRVTGVYEVSLCHQADAGSPGMQRRRRRVLDTSVAYVRGEENLAGWRPRSDSLILDHQWELEKLSLLQDVEKTKHYLLLREKLESTLLMGQETLQSCVTDELNESPQPTEMDPEVSCNEITTERQRELAAKCLRLLTHSFNREYSHVCVSASESKISEMSITTLRESTSISALNTITPSSTCPSLVEGCYSNAGLRPPVPRSRVVSSGPDAQQDAEAKKSINGASETKPQTRKFVPDIQEIRVSPIVSKKGYLHFLEPLTNGWVKRYVVVRRPYVYIYNTERDAVERAILNLSSAQVEYSEDQQAMLKTPNTFAVCTEHRGILLQATNDKDMHDWLYAFNPLLAGTIRSKLSRRRAGQMRM encoded by the exons ATGGCAGGGGCCTCTGTGAAGGTGGCGGTGCGGGTCCGCCCCTTCAATTCTAGGGAGATTGAGAAAGATAGCAAACTGATCATTCAGATGTCTGGAAACACCACTA CCATCATCAACCCTAAGCAGGCCAAAGACAACAAGAGCTTCAACTTTGATTACTCCTACTGGTCTCACACTTCG CCCGAAGATGTCAATTATGCATCGCAGAAGCAAGTGTACAAAGACATCGGAGAGGAAATGTTGCTTCATGCCTTTGAAGGCTACAACGTCTGCATCTTTGCATATGGTCAGACGGGTGCAGGCAAGTCCTACACCATGATGGGGAAACAGGATGTGAAGGATCAGCAAGGAATTATTCCCCTG CTGTGTGAAGACCTTTTTACAAAGATAAATGATAATACAGACAACAGCATGTCCTACTCTGTAGAG GTAAGCTACATGGAAATCTACTGTGAGCGTGTGCGGGACTTGctgaacccaaaaaacaaagggCACCTGCGTGTGCGAGAGCATCCTCTAATGGGACCTTATGTGGAGGACCTGTCCAAGCTGGCTGTCACCTCCTACAATGACATCCAGGACCTGATGGATTCTGGCAACAAGGCTAG GACTGTGGCTGCCACCAACATGAATGAGACAAGCAGTCGCTCGCACGCCGTCTTCAACATCATATTCACCCAGAAACGCCACGACACAGAGATGGATAACACTACCGAGAAG GTCAGTAAAATCAGTTTGGTGGATTTGGCTGGCAGTGAGAGGGCCGATTCTACCGGAGCCAAAGGGACCAGGCTAAAG GAAGGAGCAAATATCAACAAATCTCTAACCACGCTGGGGAAAGTCATCTCTGCTTTGGCAGAAATG GGCTCTGGGCCGAATAAG aataaaaagaagaaaaaggcagAAAGCTTCATTCCATACCGAGATTCAGTTTTGACTTGGCTACTGAGAGAAAATTTGG GGGGAAATTCTCGAACTGCGATGGTTGCTGCTCTGAGTCCAGCTGATATCAACTACGATGAGACCCTTAGCACGCTCAG GTATGCTGACCGTGCCAAACAGATTCGCTGTAACGCTGTCATTAACGAGGATCCCAACAACCGATTGGTGCGTGAGCTGAAGGAGGAGGTGTCTCGCCTGAAAGAGCTCCTCTTTGCTCAAGGCCTGGGTGACATCATTGAGA CATATCGAGCGTCTGGTGCTGATATCGAGGGTTTGAAAT ACATATCCGATTACaagaacaataacaataaaggcCAAGCTGTGAATCAAAGGGATGATCTCTCCACAGTGACCAATGCCATGACGGGGATGAGcccctctccatctctctcagcCTTGTCCAGTCGGGCCGGATCTATTGCCAGTCTGCACGATCGCATCATGTTCAGCCCAGGCAGCGAGGAGGCCATCGAGAGGCTGAAG gaaacagagaaaatcaTCGCTGAGCTCAATGAGACCTGGGAAGAGAAACTTCGCAGAACAGAAGCCATTAGAATGGAAAG AGAGGCCCTGCTGGCCGAAATGGGTGTAGCAATGCGAGAAGATGGTGGAACAGTTGGTGTGTTCTCTCCAAAGAAG ACGCCTCATTTGGTGAACCTCAACGAGGACCCTCTGATGTCTGAGTGCCTGCTGTACTATATCAAAGACGGGATCACCAG GGTCGGTCGTTTAGATGCCAGCAGTCGCCAGGATATAGTCCTCAGTGGTCACTTCATAAAGGACGAGCACTGCACCTTCACTAGTTCTACTGGCCCAATGGGAGAAA CAGTAATCCTTGAGCCTTGTGAAGGAGCTGAGACATACGTTAATGGAAAGAGGGTGACAGAACCCACTGTTCTGAAATCAG GAAATCGCATCATCCTGGGGAAGAGCCACGTCTTCCGTTTTAACCACCCTGTACAGGCCCGGGCTGACAGGGATAAGAACCCATGTGCCGAAACCCCTGTTGAGCCTGTGGACTGGGCCTTCGCTCAGAGGGAGCTGTTGGAGAAACAGGGCATTGACATGAAGCAAGAAATGGAACAGAG GCTGCAGGAGCTGGAAGATCAGTATCgcaaagaaagagaggaggCCAGCAACCTTCTAGAGCAGCAAAGACTG GATTATGAAAGCAAGCTGGAGGCTCTTCAGAAGCAAGTGGACCGTTATAACCCAGAAGCCcctgaagaagaggaggaaccgGAAGAAGAAG TGCAGTGGacggagagggaaagagagctgGCTGTGTGGAGTTTCCGTAAATGGCGATGCTACCAGTTCACCTCGCTGCGTGATCTCTTATGGGGAAATGCCATCTTCCTGAAGGAGGCTAATGCGATCAGTGTCGAACTTAAGAAGAAG GTGCAGTTCCAGTTTGTGTTGCTGACAGACACTCTTTACTCCCCCCTGCCTCCTGACCTGTTGCCCCCAGAGGCAActaaagacagagagaagcgACAATTCCCACGTACTATCGTGGCAGTGGAGGTGCAAGATCAGAAGAATGGAGCAACTCACTATTGGACATTAGAAAAACTAAG GCAGAGGCTAGATCTGATGAGAGAAATGTATGATCGTGCTGCTGATGTGCCCAACAGTACTGTGGAGGACTGTGAAAATGTGATGACGGGAGGTGACCCCTTTTACGATCGCTTCCCCTGGTTCCGCCTGGTTGGCAG GGCTTTTGTTTATCTGAGTAATCTGCTGTACCCGGTTCCGCTCGTCCATCGCGTGGCCATTGTCAGTGAGAAGGGAGAGGTAAAGGGCTTCCTTAGGGTGGCAGTACAGGCCATATCAG ctgatgaggaggctccCGACTACGGCTCCGGAGTGAGGCAGTCGGGCACTGCCAAAATCTCCTTTGAGGATCAGCAGTATGAAAAG TTCCAGTCAGAGTCCTGCTCTGTAGGACTGTCCCACACTGGGATTTCTCAGGAGGAGCTTCGGATCGTGGAGGGAGAAGGGCAGAACGCAGAAATGGGGCCGTCAGCTGATGAagtcaacaacaacacat CTGGATCAGATGAGGTGGAGAATCCACTGAAGCCTGGTCTGGATGGAGCACTCGATACAACTCTGGAACATCTCAGGATCGGTAATATTTTTACCTTCAGAGTGACTGTCCTGCAGGCCTCCAGCATCTCTGCGGAATATGCCGACATCTTCTGCCAGTTCAA CTTCATCCACCGCCATGATGAGGCCTTCTCCACTGAACCCCTAAAAAACACAGGCCGCGGCCCTCCTCTCGGCTTCTACCATGTGCAGAAC attGCTGTTGAGGTTACTAGATCATTCGTGGACTACATCAAGACTCAGCCAATTGTGTTTGAAGTCTTTGGCCACTACCAGAAGCagccttttcttcctctttgtaaAGATGTCATGAG TCCACTACGCCCCTGCAGGAGACAGTTTCCACGAGTGATGCCTCTCTCCAAACCAG TACCTGCCACCAAACTGACGGCCATGACCCGTCCACAGGCAGGACCCTGTCACTGTAAATATGACCTCATGGTTTTCTTCGAGATCTGCGAGCTGGAGGCGAACGGGGA CTACATCCCTGCAGTAGTGGACCACAGAGGAGGAATGCCCTGCCATGGCACATTTCTTCTGCACCAG GGCCTCCAGAGGAGAATCACCGTTACTATTGTACATGAATCTGGAAATGACATAGAATGGAAGGAAGTCCGTGAGCTTGTTGTAG GACGTCTGCGCAACACGCCCGAATCTGATGAGACCATCATTGATCCTAATATTCTATCTCTCAACATTTTATCTGTTGGATATGTCAGGCCCCTGCACGATGACAG AACTTTCTTCCGGTTTGAGGCTGCTTGGGATAGCTCAATGCACAACTCCCTGCTCCTAAACCGAGTCACTCCATACGGGGAGAAGATCTATATGACCCTCTCAGCCTACTTGGAG ATGGAGAACTGCACGCAGCCTGCAGTTATTACCAAAGATATCTGCATGGTGTTTTACTCTAGGGACACAAAGCTCTCAGCTTCCCGATCAATCCGTAACCTTTTCGGTACTGGTAGCCTAAGAGCTGCAGATGG AAACCGTGTAACTGGAGTTTATGAGGTCAGCCTGTGTCACCAGGCAGATGCAGGAAGCCCTG GAATGCAAAGGAGACGCAGGCGGGTGCTGGACACCTCCGTGGCCTACGTCCGTGGGGAAGAGAACCTGGCTGGATGGAGGCCACGTAGTGACAGCCTCATTCTGGACCACCAGTGGGAGCTGGAGAAACTCAGCCTCCTCCAAGAT GtggaaaaaaccaaacattacCTCCTTCTGAGGGAGAAACTAGAGTCCACGCTGCTCATGGGCCAGGAGACCCTTCAATCCTGTGTCACCGATGAGCTGAATGAGTCTCCTCAGCCCACTGAGATGGACCCCGAGGTCAGCTGCAACGAAATCACCACTGAGAGGCAGAGGGAGCTCGCTGCTAAG TGTTTGCGGCTGCTCACTCACTCCTTCAACAGAGAATACagccatgtgtgtgtgagcgccaGTGAAAGCAAG ATCTCTGAGATGTCCATCACAACGTTAAGAGAGTCCACTTCAATCTCTGCTCTTAACACAATCACCCCCTCCTCTACATGCCCTTCACTTGTTGAGGGCTGCTACAGCAATGCTGGACTCAG ACCCCCTGTCCCTCGCTCTCGTGTGGTTAGCTCCGGTCCTGATGCACAGCAGGACGCAGAGGCCAAGAAGTCCATCAACGGAGCCTCTGAAACTAAACCTCAGACCCGGAAGTTTGTCCCAGATATCCAGGAGATTCGAGtcag TCCCATCGTGTCGAAGAAGGGTTACTTGCATTTCCTGGAGCCGCTCACCAATGGATGGGTGAAGCGCTATGTTGTCGTGCGGCGGCCGTACGTCTACATCTACAACACGGAAAGAGACGCAGTGGAGCGAGCTATTCTCAACCTCTCCTCTGCCCAGGTGGAGTACAGCGAGGACCAGCAGGCAATGTTAAAG ACCCCAAACACATTTGCTGTGTGCACAGAACATCGTGGAATATTGCTTCAAGCCACAAATGACAAAGACATGCATGACTGGCTGTATGCTTTTAACCCGCTCCTTGCTGGAACTATCag GTCAAAGTTGTCAAGAAGACGAGCCGGACAGATGAGGATGTGa
- the kif1aa gene encoding kinesin-like protein KIF1A isoform X11: MAGASVKVAVRVRPFNSREIEKDSKLIIQMSGNTTTIINPKQAKDNKSFNFDYSYWSHTSPEDVNYASQKQVYKDIGEEMLLHAFEGYNVCIFAYGQTGAGKSYTMMGKQDVKDQQGIIPLLCEDLFTKINDNTDNSMSYSVEVSYMEIYCERVRDLLNPKNKGHLRVREHPLMGPYVEDLSKLAVTSYNDIQDLMDSGNKARTVAATNMNETSSRSHAVFNIIFTQKRHDTEMDNTTEKVSKISLVDLAGSERADSTGAKGTRLKEGANINKSLTTLGKVISALAEMGSGPNKNKKKKKAESFIPYRDSVLTWLLRENLGGNSRTAMVAALSPADINYDETLSTLRYADRAKQIRCNAVINEDPNNRLVRELKEEVSRLKELLFAQGLGDIIETYRASGADIEGLKYISDYKNNNNKGQAVNQRDDLSTVTNAMTGMSPSPSLSALSSRAGSIASLHDRIMFSPGSEEAIERLKETEKIIAELNETWEEKLRRTEAIRMEREALLAEMGVAMREDGGTVGVFSPKKTPHLVNLNEDPLMSECLLYYIKDGITRVGRLDASSRQDIVLSGHFIKDEHCTFTSSTGPMGETVILEPCEGAETYVNGKRVTEPTVLKSGNRIILGKSHVFRFNHPVQARADRDKNPCAETPVEPVDWAFAQRELLEKQGIDMKQEMEQRLQELEDQYRKEREEASNLLEQQRLDYESKLEALQKQVDRYNPEAPEEEEEPEEEVQWTERERELAVWSFRKWRCYQFTSLRDLLWGNAIFLKEANAISVELKKKVQFQFVLLTDTLYSPLPPDLLPPEATKDREKRQFPRTIVAVEVQDQKNGATHYWTLEKLRQRLDLMREMYDRAADVPNSTVEDCENVMTGGDPFYDRFPWFRLVGRAFVYLSNLLYPVPLVHRVAIVSEKGEVKGFLRVAVQAISADEEAPDYGSGVRQSGTAKISFEDQQYEKFQSESCSVGLSHTGISQEELRIVEGEGQNAEMGPSADEVNNNTSGSDEVENPLKPGLDGALDTTLEHLRIGNIFTFRVTVLQASSISAEYADIFCQFNFIHRHDEAFSTEPLKNTGRGPPLGFYHVQNIAVEVTRSFVDYIKTQPIVFEVFGHYQKQPFLPLCKDVMSPLRPCRRQFPRVMPLSKPVPATKLTAMTRPQAGPCHCKYDLMVFFEICELEANGDYIPAVVDHRGGMPCHGTFLLHQGLQRRITVTIVHESGNDIEWKEVRELVVGRLRNTPESDETIIDPNILSLNILSVGYVRPLHDDSISLGVDHRTFFRFEAAWDSSMHNSLLLNRVTPYGEKIYMTLSAYLEMENCTQPAVITKDICMVFYSRDTKLSASRSIRNLFGTGSLRAADGNRVTGVYEVSLCHQADAGSPGMQRRRRRVLDTSVAYVRGEENLAGWRPRSDSLILDHQWELEKLSLLQDVEKTKHYLLLREKLESTLLMGQETLQSCVTDELNESPQPTEMDPEVSCNEITTERQRELAAKCLRLLTHSFNREYSHVCVSASESKISEMSITTLRESTSISALNTITPSSTCPSLVEGCYSNAGLRPPVPRSRVVSSGPDAQQDAEAKKSINGASETKPQTRKFVPDIQEIRVSPIVSKKGYLHFLEPLTNGWVKRYVVVRRPYVYIYNTERDAVERAILNLSSAQVEYSEDQQAMLKTPNTFAVCTEHRGILLQATNDKDMHDWLYAFNPLLAGTIRSKLSRRRAGQMRM; the protein is encoded by the exons ATGGCAGGGGCCTCTGTGAAGGTGGCGGTGCGGGTCCGCCCCTTCAATTCTAGGGAGATTGAGAAAGATAGCAAACTGATCATTCAGATGTCTGGAAACACCACTA CCATCATCAACCCTAAGCAGGCCAAAGACAACAAGAGCTTCAACTTTGATTACTCCTACTGGTCTCACACTTCG CCCGAAGATGTCAATTATGCATCGCAGAAGCAAGTGTACAAAGACATCGGAGAGGAAATGTTGCTTCATGCCTTTGAAGGCTACAACGTCTGCATCTTTGCATATGGTCAGACGGGTGCAGGCAAGTCCTACACCATGATGGGGAAACAGGATGTGAAGGATCAGCAAGGAATTATTCCCCTG CTGTGTGAAGACCTTTTTACAAAGATAAATGATAATACAGACAACAGCATGTCCTACTCTGTAGAG GTAAGCTACATGGAAATCTACTGTGAGCGTGTGCGGGACTTGctgaacccaaaaaacaaagggCACCTGCGTGTGCGAGAGCATCCTCTAATGGGACCTTATGTGGAGGACCTGTCCAAGCTGGCTGTCACCTCCTACAATGACATCCAGGACCTGATGGATTCTGGCAACAAGGCTAG GACTGTGGCTGCCACCAACATGAATGAGACAAGCAGTCGCTCGCACGCCGTCTTCAACATCATATTCACCCAGAAACGCCACGACACAGAGATGGATAACACTACCGAGAAG GTCAGTAAAATCAGTTTGGTGGATTTGGCTGGCAGTGAGAGGGCCGATTCTACCGGAGCCAAAGGGACCAGGCTAAAG GAAGGAGCAAATATCAACAAATCTCTAACCACGCTGGGGAAAGTCATCTCTGCTTTGGCAGAAATG GGCTCTGGGCCGAATAAG aataaaaagaagaaaaaggcagAAAGCTTCATTCCATACCGAGATTCAGTTTTGACTTGGCTACTGAGAGAAAATTTGG GGGGAAATTCTCGAACTGCGATGGTTGCTGCTCTGAGTCCAGCTGATATCAACTACGATGAGACCCTTAGCACGCTCAG GTATGCTGACCGTGCCAAACAGATTCGCTGTAACGCTGTCATTAACGAGGATCCCAACAACCGATTGGTGCGTGAGCTGAAGGAGGAGGTGTCTCGCCTGAAAGAGCTCCTCTTTGCTCAAGGCCTGGGTGACATCATTGAGA CATATCGAGCGTCTGGTGCTGATATCGAGGGTTTGAAAT ACATATCCGATTACaagaacaataacaataaaggcCAAGCTGTGAATCAAAGGGATGATCTCTCCACAGTGACCAATGCCATGACGGGGATGAGcccctctccatctctctcagcCTTGTCCAGTCGGGCCGGATCTATTGCCAGTCTGCACGATCGCATCATGTTCAGCCCAGGCAGCGAGGAGGCCATCGAGAGGCTGAAG gaaacagagaaaatcaTCGCTGAGCTCAATGAGACCTGGGAAGAGAAACTTCGCAGAACAGAAGCCATTAGAATGGAAAG AGAGGCCCTGCTGGCCGAAATGGGTGTAGCAATGCGAGAAGATGGTGGAACAGTTGGTGTGTTCTCTCCAAAGAAG ACGCCTCATTTGGTGAACCTCAACGAGGACCCTCTGATGTCTGAGTGCCTGCTGTACTATATCAAAGACGGGATCACCAG GGTCGGTCGTTTAGATGCCAGCAGTCGCCAGGATATAGTCCTCAGTGGTCACTTCATAAAGGACGAGCACTGCACCTTCACTAGTTCTACTGGCCCAATGGGAGAAA CAGTAATCCTTGAGCCTTGTGAAGGAGCTGAGACATACGTTAATGGAAAGAGGGTGACAGAACCCACTGTTCTGAAATCAG GAAATCGCATCATCCTGGGGAAGAGCCACGTCTTCCGTTTTAACCACCCTGTACAGGCCCGGGCTGACAGGGATAAGAACCCATGTGCCGAAACCCCTGTTGAGCCTGTGGACTGGGCCTTCGCTCAGAGGGAGCTGTTGGAGAAACAGGGCATTGACATGAAGCAAGAAATGGAACAGAG GCTGCAGGAGCTGGAAGATCAGTATCgcaaagaaagagaggaggCCAGCAACCTTCTAGAGCAGCAAAGACTG GATTATGAAAGCAAGCTGGAGGCTCTTCAGAAGCAAGTGGACCGTTATAACCCAGAAGCCcctgaagaagaggaggaaccgGAAGAAGAAG TGCAGTGGacggagagggaaagagagctgGCTGTGTGGAGTTTCCGTAAATGGCGATGCTACCAGTTCACCTCGCTGCGTGATCTCTTATGGGGAAATGCCATCTTCCTGAAGGAGGCTAATGCGATCAGTGTCGAACTTAAGAAGAAG GTGCAGTTCCAGTTTGTGTTGCTGACAGACACTCTTTACTCCCCCCTGCCTCCTGACCTGTTGCCCCCAGAGGCAActaaagacagagagaagcgACAATTCCCACGTACTATCGTGGCAGTGGAGGTGCAAGATCAGAAGAATGGAGCAACTCACTATTGGACATTAGAAAAACTAAG GCAGAGGCTAGATCTGATGAGAGAAATGTATGATCGTGCTGCTGATGTGCCCAACAGTACTGTGGAGGACTGTGAAAATGTGATGACGGGAGGTGACCCCTTTTACGATCGCTTCCCCTGGTTCCGCCTGGTTGGCAG GGCTTTTGTTTATCTGAGTAATCTGCTGTACCCGGTTCCGCTCGTCCATCGCGTGGCCATTGTCAGTGAGAAGGGAGAGGTAAAGGGCTTCCTTAGGGTGGCAGTACAGGCCATATCAG ctgatgaggaggctccCGACTACGGCTCCGGAGTGAGGCAGTCGGGCACTGCCAAAATCTCCTTTGAGGATCAGCAGTATGAAAAG TTCCAGTCAGAGTCCTGCTCTGTAGGACTGTCCCACACTGGGATTTCTCAGGAGGAGCTTCGGATCGTGGAGGGAGAAGGGCAGAACGCAGAAATGGGGCCGTCAGCTGATGAagtcaacaacaacacat CTGGATCAGATGAGGTGGAGAATCCACTGAAGCCTGGTCTGGATGGAGCACTCGATACAACTCTGGAACATCTCAGGATCGGTAATATTTTTACCTTCAGAGTGACTGTCCTGCAGGCCTCCAGCATCTCTGCGGAATATGCCGACATCTTCTGCCAGTTCAA CTTCATCCACCGCCATGATGAGGCCTTCTCCACTGAACCCCTAAAAAACACAGGCCGCGGCCCTCCTCTCGGCTTCTACCATGTGCAGAAC attGCTGTTGAGGTTACTAGATCATTCGTGGACTACATCAAGACTCAGCCAATTGTGTTTGAAGTCTTTGGCCACTACCAGAAGCagccttttcttcctctttgtaaAGATGTCATGAG TCCACTACGCCCCTGCAGGAGACAGTTTCCACGAGTGATGCCTCTCTCCAAACCAG TACCTGCCACCAAACTGACGGCCATGACCCGTCCACAGGCAGGACCCTGTCACTGTAAATATGACCTCATGGTTTTCTTCGAGATCTGCGAGCTGGAGGCGAACGGGGA CTACATCCCTGCAGTAGTGGACCACAGAGGAGGAATGCCCTGCCATGGCACATTTCTTCTGCACCAG GGCCTCCAGAGGAGAATCACCGTTACTATTGTACATGAATCTGGAAATGACATAGAATGGAAGGAAGTCCGTGAGCTTGTTGTAG GACGTCTGCGCAACACGCCCGAATCTGATGAGACCATCATTGATCCTAATATTCTATCTCTCAACATTTTATCTGTTGGATATGTCAGGCCCCTGCACGATGACAG CATTTCCCTGGGAGTTGACCATAG AACTTTCTTCCGGTTTGAGGCTGCTTGGGATAGCTCAATGCACAACTCCCTGCTCCTAAACCGAGTCACTCCATACGGGGAGAAGATCTATATGACCCTCTCAGCCTACTTGGAG ATGGAGAACTGCACGCAGCCTGCAGTTATTACCAAAGATATCTGCATGGTGTTTTACTCTAGGGACACAAAGCTCTCAGCTTCCCGATCAATCCGTAACCTTTTCGGTACTGGTAGCCTAAGAGCTGCAGATGG AAACCGTGTAACTGGAGTTTATGAGGTCAGCCTGTGTCACCAGGCAGATGCAGGAAGCCCTG GAATGCAAAGGAGACGCAGGCGGGTGCTGGACACCTCCGTGGCCTACGTCCGTGGGGAAGAGAACCTGGCTGGATGGAGGCCACGTAGTGACAGCCTCATTCTGGACCACCAGTGGGAGCTGGAGAAACTCAGCCTCCTCCAAGAT GtggaaaaaaccaaacattacCTCCTTCTGAGGGAGAAACTAGAGTCCACGCTGCTCATGGGCCAGGAGACCCTTCAATCCTGTGTCACCGATGAGCTGAATGAGTCTCCTCAGCCCACTGAGATGGACCCCGAGGTCAGCTGCAACGAAATCACCACTGAGAGGCAGAGGGAGCTCGCTGCTAAG TGTTTGCGGCTGCTCACTCACTCCTTCAACAGAGAATACagccatgtgtgtgtgagcgccaGTGAAAGCAAG ATCTCTGAGATGTCCATCACAACGTTAAGAGAGTCCACTTCAATCTCTGCTCTTAACACAATCACCCCCTCCTCTACATGCCCTTCACTTGTTGAGGGCTGCTACAGCAATGCTGGACTCAG ACCCCCTGTCCCTCGCTCTCGTGTGGTTAGCTCCGGTCCTGATGCACAGCAGGACGCAGAGGCCAAGAAGTCCATCAACGGAGCCTCTGAAACTAAACCTCAGACCCGGAAGTTTGTCCCAGATATCCAGGAGATTCGAGtcag TCCCATCGTGTCGAAGAAGGGTTACTTGCATTTCCTGGAGCCGCTCACCAATGGATGGGTGAAGCGCTATGTTGTCGTGCGGCGGCCGTACGTCTACATCTACAACACGGAAAGAGACGCAGTGGAGCGAGCTATTCTCAACCTCTCCTCTGCCCAGGTGGAGTACAGCGAGGACCAGCAGGCAATGTTAAAG ACCCCAAACACATTTGCTGTGTGCACAGAACATCGTGGAATATTGCTTCAAGCCACAAATGACAAAGACATGCATGACTGGCTGTATGCTTTTAACCCGCTCCTTGCTGGAACTATCag GTCAAAGTTGTCAAGAAGACGAGCCGGACAGATGAGGATGTGa